CCATGGCTTTGCCTAACGTTTTTGCCATTGGAAATTACAATTTATATCAGAAAGACTTGCCCGTTTCTATTCCCGATTGGTTTGTAGGACTGGAATTGCAATGGACTTTATATAACGGACAGACCAATAAAAAGACTTTAGCCGCAAAACAATTGATAGAAGAAGCCAAGTTAGGAGAGGAGAATTCTAGTTTAATGCTTCAGGTGCAGTCTAGAGTGGCAAAGAACAAAATGATTTCATTGCAAAACGATGTTATGGCTATGGATGCAGCGAGAAAGGAAGCCAATACGACAAGCAGTTTAATTACCAAGAGAATGAACAATCAGCTGTCGTCGCCAAAAGATGTGAATGATGCTTTATTGATAGAAACTGAAATAGAAAAAGGGTATTATACTGCTGTTTTAGGATACTATCTAGCATTAGCGGAATATTTTAATAGTTTAGGAAATCCAAGTCAAATAACGCAATTTATTAAATAGATGAAAGAGATATTTAAAAACTACTGGGCGCTGATTATTCCAATCTTTGTAGTACTAGCAGGATTGATTTTTTTCTTAAAAGACAATAAAGAAGATGATAATTTTATAGGAATCGTCGATGCGACAAGTGTTGATGTAGCGGCAGAATTTCCAGGCAGATTGGATTCGTTGCTTGTAAAACAGGGCGATACTGTAAAAACCGGACAATTGCTAGCTGTACTTCGATCTAATGAAATAAATGCTATAAAAGCACAGGCATTGTCGGCAATTGACGCGGCAAAAGGTCAGCAAGAACTGCTTACACAAGGGGCAAGACCAGAATTGATCGAAGCGACTTCTAAACTGTATCAAATCAGTCAGGAACAATATAAATTGTTTAGCACGACTTATGACCGAATGGAACGATTGTATAATGAAGATGTGATATCGGGACAGGAAAAGGATGTTTTCTATTTTAAATTTCAAGCCGCAAAAAAGGAAATGGAAACGACTCAGTTAAATCTTCAGATGCTGAAGAATGGCACAAGGCCCGAATTGCTAAAAACGGCTAATGCCATCGTAAAACAAGCAGAACAAGCTTATGAATTGACCAAAGCACTTGGAGATAATACGAGAGTTTATGCCCCAGCAGATGGAGTAATTTCAAACTTGGTTACGCATCAGGGCGAAATTATTTCTATAGGGTATCCGATTATGACCATTGAGAAGAAAAATTCTACCATAATTAAATTTAATATTCGACAGGATAAATCCAATTTGCTTAAAGTGGGAAGCAAGACAGCGGTTAAAGTTCCGGGTTGTGAGCCTGAAACATTTGATGCCGTTGTGCATTCTATTGCTCCAACATTAGAATTTGCCAATTGGGTTCCGTCAAAAGATAAAGGAGAATTTGAATTGAGAACTTTTACAATAGAAGTGAAGCCAGAGAACCTTGCTCAAATAAAAGGGCTTCGTTCTGGTATGACTGCTTCTTTAATTCTTCCGCAATGATTTTTATGATCAACATAATTGTAAGGGAATGGAAGCGCATTCTGAGTTTGAAGGTTTTTTATTTGGTAATGCTCGTTGTTCCCGTAGCCTTGTTTTTCTTCTATGCTTTTATTTATCAGAAACAGGATGCTAAGAATTTAGCATTTGCGATTTGGGATGAGGATCAAAGTGCCATAAGCCGAGAGCTGATTTTTTTACTGGAGCAAAAAGAAACATTGCAGATTACGAGAAGAGTAAGCAGCGAAGCCGAAGTCAAAAAACTGATTCAAGAAGGGAAAATACTGGGCGCCGTACATTTTCCTGCAAATCTGCAAAAGAATATCTACAGCCGTCATCCGAGTAATGTGACTTTGTACACCAATGCCGCCGCGCTTGTTCCTGCTAAGTTAGTTTACAAGGCTGTCGCCGAAGTTGTAATTACAGGAAGTACTGGGCTAATTTTGCAGAAATTGGTAAAAACCGGAATGAAATCTGATCAGGCCATGGCAATTGCAAATCCAATTAGTCTGAGAACCTATCAGCTTTACAACCCAACTTACAATTATCAGGAATATTTGGTTCCAGGATTGATTACGGTGGGAATGCAGATGATTCTAATTATCAGCTCTATGCTGGCTTTAAATTATGAGCGGGTCACAGGAACGATGCACGAGCTATACGATTCATCAAGAGGTTCTGTAGTGGCAGTAATTATAGGCAAAACAATTGCTCATCTCGCCATAAGTTGGATTAATTTTATCATTATTACAGGGATTATTTTTCCATTTTTTGATATTGGCATTCCCGCAGCCACTGGAAAGTTTTTTGCACTATACACCATGCTTTCTTTGGCCTGTATTGGCATTGGCATGTTTATATCGGCTTTGTTCAAAGACGTGATGCTTTCAGGAGATGTAGCTCTTTTCTATACTTCACCCGCTTTTGTGTTCAGCGGATTTACTTTTCCAAGATGGGCAATGCCTTGGTACGATCAGTATTATGCGCTTATTATGCCTTATACTGCATTTCTAGACGGATTTTTTAAGGTGTATTATATGAATTTGCCTTTGAAATATGCTCAAGGAGAATTCGCCAAACTCTTGTTGTTTTGCTTGGTAATGTATCCAACAGCAATATTGTTGTTTAAGCGTCAATTTAATTCGATTAAAGATGAAAAAGAAACCGCAACAATCGTTGATTAGTCTCTTTTTAAGAGAAGCTTCGCAAGTAGTAAAGGATCATAGTTTACTGCTTACGCTTCTTATTGCTCCTTTGCTTTACGCTTTTTTTTACGGAAGCATATATATCAATAAAGAAGAGTTTGATGTAAAATTGGCCGTTGTTGATGATGATGGCTCCAGATTGTCACGTCTGCTGCAGCAAAATATAGACGATTCTCCGATAGTTGAATTGATCCATTTTTCTAATCTGGAACAGGCAAAGGAGCAGATGTATCAGGGCAATTGTCAAGGATATTTTTATATTCCAGAAGGTACAGAAGCAAATTTATTGAGTTTAAAACAAAGTAATGTAGTATTGGCTATCAATGCTGCAAGGTTTCTGCCTTCGAGTGATTTGTTATTAAATGTACAGCAAATATGCCTGACAGTTGGAGCAGGAGTACGGCTTCAATATTATCAAAAAAAAGAAGGAATGAGTACTACCATTGCTATGGAAAACGTAATGCCTGTAAATTTAGATTATCGTCCTTTATTTAATGAAAGATCGAGTTATGGCGCATTTTTATTGCCAGGATTGTTAGCTTTGATATTACAGCAGACATTATTAATTGGTTTGTGCGAAAGTGTGGCAGGCGAGCGGCAGCGTTTTCGCTTAGGAGAATGGCTCGGTTCGGGTATTTCTAATGGTATTTGGGGAAAAGGATTATTTTATCTGATACTTTTTTCTTCATATG
The Flavobacterium humidisoli DNA segment above includes these coding regions:
- a CDS encoding HlyD family secretion protein gives rise to the protein MKEIFKNYWALIIPIFVVLAGLIFFLKDNKEDDNFIGIVDATSVDVAAEFPGRLDSLLVKQGDTVKTGQLLAVLRSNEINAIKAQALSAIDAAKGQQELLTQGARPELIEATSKLYQISQEQYKLFSTTYDRMERLYNEDVISGQEKDVFYFKFQAAKKEMETTQLNLQMLKNGTRPELLKTANAIVKQAEQAYELTKALGDNTRVYAPADGVISNLVTHQGEIISIGYPIMTIEKKNSTIIKFNIRQDKSNLLKVGSKTAVKVPGCEPETFDAVVHSIAPTLEFANWVPSKDKGEFELRTFTIEVKPENLAQIKGLRSGMTASLILPQ
- a CDS encoding ABC transporter permease, which encodes MINIIVREWKRILSLKVFYLVMLVVPVALFFFYAFIYQKQDAKNLAFAIWDEDQSAISRELIFLLEQKETLQITRRVSSEAEVKKLIQEGKILGAVHFPANLQKNIYSRHPSNVTLYTNAAALVPAKLVYKAVAEVVITGSTGLILQKLVKTGMKSDQAMAIANPISLRTYQLYNPTYNYQEYLVPGLITVGMQMILIISSMLALNYERVTGTMHELYDSSRGSVVAVIIGKTIAHLAISWINFIIITGIIFPFFDIGIPAATGKFFALYTMLSLACIGIGMFISALFKDVMLSGDVALFYTSPAFVFSGFTFPRWAMPWYDQYYALIMPYTAFLDGFFKVYYMNLPLKYAQGEFAKLLLFCLVMYPTAILLFKRQFNSIKDEKETATIVD
- a CDS encoding ABC transporter permease, which gives rise to MKKKPQQSLISLFLREASQVVKDHSLLLTLLIAPLLYAFFYGSIYINKEEFDVKLAVVDDDGSRLSRLLQQNIDDSPIVELIHFSNLEQAKEQMYQGNCQGYFYIPEGTEANLLSLKQSNVVLAINAARFLPSSDLLLNVQQICLTVGAGVRLQYYQKKEGMSTTIAMENVMPVNLDYRPLFNERSSYGAFLLPGLLALILQQTLLIGLCESVAGERQRFRLGEWLGSGISNGIWGKGLFYLILFSSYGFFFLNVNYKLLNLPMRGSGFELSLLLLLFIVTLIPMAQFIGSLFKSQLLCLQMMAFSTYPIFLITGYSWPFESLPLALQWLSNLLPTTPFIVLYTAIVQSGASLWDNPSVLLHLILLFAFYSTICFIRLKYLMGRGKRI